GGAACCGGCCGAAGAAGTGAAGTGCCTGAAGGCCATCAAGCGCGCATTCCCCGACAAGCCGTTGCGCATCGATCCGAATGGCAACTGGTCGCTCCCGACGGCCATTGCGATGGGACGCGACCTGGCGGGCGATCTCGAATACTACGAAGACCCCACGCCCACGCTCGAAGGCATGGCGCAATTGCATCGTGCGACGGGCATGCCGCTCGCCACGAACATGGTCGTCACCGATCTGCGGCAATTCCGCGAGAACGTGCGCCTGAACGGCGCGCAGATCATCCTCTCCGATCACCACTACTGGGGCGGACTTCGCGACACGCAGTTGCTCGCGCGTATGTGCGAGACGTTCGACATCGGCCTGTCGATGCACTCGAACTCGCACCTCGGCATCAGCCTGATGGCGATGACGCATCTGGCGGCGAGCGTGCCGCGTTTGTCCTATGCCTGCGACACGCACTACCCGTGGCAGGAAGCCGACGAGGAAGTCGTGCGCGGCGGAAAGATCGAGATTCGCAACGGCGCGGTCGCCATCACGAAGGCCCCCGGACTTGGGCTCGAAATCGATCAGGACCAACTGGCCAAGCTCCACGAGCAATACCTGCGTTGCGGCCTGCGTACGCGCAACGACGCGGTGCAGATGCGCAAATACCGGCCCGACTGGCGCGGCAAAGCACCGCGTTTCTGAGCGCTCGCTCCCTCGACAGAACACCACGGCAACACCACAAAAGCAGCACCGCTTCACACAAAAACGAAGTACGCGAAGTCCAAGAAAACACATCACAAGAGGAGAAGTCGTGAGACATTCGAAACTGTTTGCCGGGCTCGTATTGGCCGGTCTCGCCGCCGGTGCAATGCCGGCGTTCGCACAGTCGAACGTGACGCTGTACGGGATCGTCGACGATGCACTGACCTACAGCAGCAACCAGAACGGCAAGTCGAACACCTATCTGCGCAACGGCAACCTCGCGGGCAGCCGCTGGGGCCTGCGCGGCACGGAAGATCTGGGCGGGGGCACCAGCGCACTCTTCCAGCTGGAAAACGGCTTTGACGTGAATAACGGCGCATTCAGTTCGTCGGGCGTGATGTTCAACCGTCAGGCGTTCGTCGGCGTGAAGAACGCACAGGTCGGCACGGTCACCATCGGCCGTCAGTACTCGCCGTACTACCTGATGGTCGGCACGATCGGTCCCGTCGCGTATGTGACGGGGGCGACCGGCGCGCACCCGGGCGATATCGACGGCCTCGACACGACCATCCGCATCAACAACTCGGTGACGTACACGTCGCCGGTACTGTGGGGTGTGACGGCCAGCGTTCAGTACGGCTTCGGCGGTCAGGCCGGTGCGATGGGCAAGGGCAACACGTTCTCCGGTGCGTTGCGCTACGACGGCGGCCCGGTGTCGCTGGCGGCAGGCTACCTGCGGATGAACAACATCGGCGGCGGCACGACCTGGAACAGCGCGTCTACCGGTGTACCGGGTACGTCGGCCGTCAATCAGGGCTATGTCACCGCCGACTCGCTGCAACACATTGCGGTGGCCGGTATCTACACGCTCGGTAGCCTGACGCTGGGCGCGAGCTACAGCAACGTGCAGTACAAGCCGGGCGCGGCGTCACTGTTCCACGACAGCGCGATCTTCAACACGGCTGGGGTGCATGCGTCGTGGATCGTCGCACCGCAGTGGCGTCTGGCGGCGGCGTACAGCTACACCGCTGCCTCGAAGGCCAACGGCATCACCGACGCCGCGACCTACCATCAGGTGTCGCTCGCGCAGGTGTACTCGCTCTCGAAGCGCACGTCGCTGTACGCGCTCGAAGCGTGGCAACACGCCAATGGCAAGTCGATCTCGGCGAACGGCGTGAGCATCATCAACGCGGGGCCGGTGGTCGGCGACTCGCAGAACAGCACGCCGTCGGCGACGAGTTCGCAGTTCGTCGGCATGCTCGGCATCCGCGTCGATTTCTGATGCCGGTCTCTAAGGGGTCTAAGAGGTCCAATAGGTCCAAGAGGTAACGCCGTCCGGACCGACGCTGTGCGCGTGCCGGACCGGATGGCAGCAAGTGCTGGAGAGTGGTCGCGAGAAGTCGCACGAAGCAGTCTTTTCGGCCGCCAGCGCCCGGTAGCATCGGGGCTGTGGCGTTGGCGGTCGATTCTTATCGGTTGTCGTATGTATGCGACGGTCGATAAGGTAAACTGGGGGCGTTTTTGCCATTTATCGTCACCCACAATTCCAACCGACGCCATGTCCATGACC
This window of the Pandoraea sputorum genome carries:
- a CDS encoding porin — protein: MPAFAQSNVTLYGIVDDALTYSSNQNGKSNTYLRNGNLAGSRWGLRGTEDLGGGTSALFQLENGFDVNNGAFSSSGVMFNRQAFVGVKNAQVGTVTIGRQYSPYYLMVGTIGPVAYVTGATGAHPGDIDGLDTTIRINNSVTYTSPVLWGVTASVQYGFGGQAGAMGKGNTFSGALRYDGGPVSLAAGYLRMNNIGGGTTWNSASTGVPGTSAVNQGYVTADSLQHIAVAGIYTLGSLTLGASYSNVQYKPGAASLFHDSAIFNTAGVHASWIVAPQWRLAAAYSYTAASKANGITDAATYHQVSLAQVYSLSKRTSLYALEAWQHANGKSISANGVSIINAGPVVGDSQNSTPSATSSQFVGMLGIRVDF
- a CDS encoding glucarate dehydratase family protein produces the protein MKIQRITITPIAFRDPPLLNAAGIHEPYALRSIIEIETDNGHVGLGETYGDAPVLTLLENARPLLIGMDPFDTNGLRERVASVVRQGVRGERVEYELAPGTDPRKDAEKLYSAFEVPFLDLQARHLGIPLVELLGGAVRQEVQYSAYLFFKYAQHIDAPYAPDSWGETLNAEQLVAQARFMIDTYGFGSIKLKAGVLEPAEEVKCLKAIKRAFPDKPLRIDPNGNWSLPTAIAMGRDLAGDLEYYEDPTPTLEGMAQLHRATGMPLATNMVVTDLRQFRENVRLNGAQIILSDHHYWGGLRDTQLLARMCETFDIGLSMHSNSHLGISLMAMTHLAASVPRLSYACDTHYPWQEADEEVVRGGKIEIRNGAVAITKAPGLGLEIDQDQLAKLHEQYLRCGLRTRNDAVQMRKYRPDWRGKAPRF